A portion of the Bifidobacterium sp. ESL0800 genome contains these proteins:
- a CDS encoding biotin carboxylase N-terminal domain-containing protein, whose translation MVKNVNKLLVANRGEIALRVIRTAHEMGIPTVAIYAEQDRDAQYVEMADEAYLLHGDSYRSYMDEDLIIDVLRRSGADAVHPGYGYLSEIASFADKVIKAGATWIGPSPTALTDLGDKITARRVAKRAHVPPVPGLSEPVSNMRELLTFAQINGYPVMMKRTDGGGGKGITLVHNDDELRSFYMNHDALEGGDLGEYFVELFIDKARHVETQSGRDSHGNFTVYSTRDCTVQRRNQKLIEEAPAPFLTDDETEQLERYSRSLFSAVDYVGLGTCEFMVTAQHKVYFLEVNPRLQVEHTVSEQVSGLDLVREQINIANGGELTQAPQSHGHAFELRITSEDPDKNLTPSGGTLTRLDWPSGPGIRIDSGVKVGDVVSPKFDSMMGKLVVTAQDRQTAVARVRRALKEFNLEGVPTPKSLFDTIFNDPEFTAENHPFSVYTKWLERKYLNRKPDTAGSGQPASLSAGEEQQPKKQETDSFVIEVDNKRVKLTVPRDIVDNLTGSARARGSRRPTQPLRGSSSGAVEERAKANDGKSGVIDSPMQAIVTRVNVAEGQNVAKGDLLAVLESMKMENYVYAPVNGTVQKIFVGPSDSVDAGTTLMKIDVDGAAQREKSGANDNAKDDTKQGGER comes from the coding sequence ATGGTCAAAAATGTCAATAAACTGTTGGTGGCGAACCGCGGCGAAATCGCGTTGCGGGTTATTCGTACGGCTCACGAAATGGGGATACCGACCGTAGCGATCTACGCCGAGCAGGACAGAGATGCACAATATGTAGAGATGGCCGACGAAGCCTATCTGCTGCATGGGGATTCCTACCGTTCCTATATGGACGAAGACTTGATTATCGACGTGCTGCGCCGAAGCGGGGCCGACGCCGTCCACCCCGGCTACGGCTATCTTTCCGAAATCGCCTCCTTCGCCGACAAGGTCATCAAGGCCGGCGCCACATGGATCGGGCCGAGCCCGACGGCCCTGACGGACCTCGGCGACAAGATCACCGCACGGCGTGTGGCCAAGCGCGCGCACGTGCCTCCGGTGCCGGGTCTCTCCGAGCCGGTCAGCAACATGCGTGAGCTGCTTACCTTCGCGCAGATCAACGGCTATCCGGTGATGATGAAACGCACCGACGGCGGTGGCGGCAAAGGCATCACCCTCGTGCACAACGACGACGAGCTGCGCAGCTTCTACATGAACCACGACGCCCTCGAAGGCGGTGACCTGGGCGAATACTTCGTCGAACTGTTCATCGACAAGGCGCGCCACGTCGAAACCCAGTCCGGCCGCGACAGCCATGGCAACTTCACCGTCTACTCCACGCGCGACTGCACCGTGCAGCGCCGCAACCAGAAGCTCATCGAGGAGGCTCCGGCACCGTTCCTGACCGACGACGAGACCGAGCAGCTCGAGCGCTACTCCCGCAGCCTCTTCAGCGCCGTCGACTACGTGGGGCTGGGCACCTGTGAGTTCATGGTCACCGCTCAGCACAAGGTCTACTTCCTCGAGGTCAACCCGAGGCTGCAGGTCGAGCACACCGTCTCCGAGCAGGTCAGCGGCCTCGACCTGGTGCGCGAACAGATCAACATCGCCAACGGCGGCGAGCTCACCCAGGCCCCGCAGAGCCACGGCCACGCTTTTGAGCTGCGCATCACCAGCGAGGACCCGGACAAGAACCTCACCCCGTCCGGCGGCACTCTGACTCGTCTGGATTGGCCCAGCGGCCCGGGCATCCGCATCGATTCGGGCGTGAAGGTCGGCGACGTGGTCTCCCCGAAATTCGATTCGATGATGGGCAAGCTCGTCGTCACCGCGCAGGACCGCCAGACGGCGGTCGCCCGCGTGCGTCGTGCGTTGAAGGAATTCAATCTGGAAGGCGTGCCCACCCCGAAGTCGCTCTTCGATACGATTTTCAACGATCCGGAGTTCACCGCCGAGAATCATCCCTTCTCCGTTTATACCAAGTGGCTCGAGCGCAAGTACCTCAACCGCAAGCCCGACACCGCCGGCAGCGGCCAGCCTGCCTCGCTTTCGGCTGGTGAGGAACAGCAGCCCAAGAAGCAGGAGACCGATTCCTTCGTCATCGAGGTCGACAACAAGCGCGTGAAGCTCACCGTTCCGCGCGATATCGTCGACAACCTCACCGGTTCGGCCCGGGCCCGCGGCTCGCGTCGGCCCACCCAGCCGCTGCGCGGTTCCTCGTCGGGGGCCGTCGAAGAGCGCGCGAAGGCCAACGACGGCAAGTCCGGCGTCATCGACTCGCCGATGCAGGCCATCGTCACCCGCGTCAACGTCGCCGAAGGGCAGAACGTTGCCAAGGGCGATCTGCTGGCGGTGCTCGAGAGCATGAAGATGGAGAACTACGTCTACGCGCCCGTCAACGGCACGGTGCAGAAGATCTTCGTGGGTCCGTCCGATTCCGTGGACGCCGGCACCACGCTGATGAAGATCGACGTGGACGGTGCTGCGCAGCGCGAGAAATCCGGTGCGAACGACAACGCCAAGGACGACACGAAGCAGGGAGGGGAGCGCTGA
- a CDS encoding biotin--[acetyl-CoA-carboxylase] ligase, with amino-acid sequence MNDETDFSIARCAGQIEAQYADFVRQAGARRPQMAETRGAVDELVTLAAVDSTNILARKLMASGGLSVIDAQGGPRLIAICADVQSAGHGRLGRKWGDKAGGASLLVTFCTALPERLVSNSHYNGWFTIIAGLAALDALHGALAECGAKPLDRAGDLELKWPNDIFYEGHKLGGILSEMVSLPQRTGRFNIARGMEENGDETREPAVGLMFGIGINLDIARENLPTPISTSLQLLYGPLPDSARMRDMVAARLAVSLKRRLATFVADPQTELPKLLGETRSRCWTLGRQVEARFIDGSTLVGTALSLNADASLTIQDGSGACHVVKTGDVGVLA; translated from the coding sequence ATGAATGATGAGACCGATTTTTCGATTGCGCGGTGTGCAGGGCAGATCGAGGCGCAATATGCGGATTTCGTGCGTCAGGCTGGGGCGCGTAGGCCGCAGATGGCGGAAACCCGCGGAGCCGTGGATGAACTGGTGACGCTTGCGGCTGTTGACTCGACCAATATCCTGGCCCGGAAGCTGATGGCAAGTGGCGGGCTGAGCGTTATTGATGCACAGGGCGGGCCGCGTTTGATTGCGATATGCGCCGATGTACAGAGCGCCGGGCACGGACGTCTCGGGCGGAAGTGGGGCGACAAGGCCGGTGGGGCCTCGTTGCTGGTGACGTTTTGCACCGCGCTGCCGGAGCGCCTGGTGAGCAATTCGCATTACAATGGGTGGTTTACGATCATTGCCGGCCTTGCCGCGCTCGACGCCTTGCATGGGGCGTTGGCCGAGTGCGGTGCGAAACCGCTTGACCGAGCCGGCGACCTTGAGCTCAAATGGCCCAATGACATTTTCTATGAGGGGCACAAACTCGGCGGCATTCTCTCCGAGATGGTCTCGTTGCCGCAGAGGACGGGGCGTTTCAACATTGCCAGAGGTATGGAAGAAAACGGTGACGAGACCCGCGAACCTGCCGTCGGCCTGATGTTCGGCATCGGCATCAATCTCGATATCGCGCGGGAAAATCTGCCGACCCCGATTTCCACTTCATTGCAGCTGCTTTACGGCCCATTGCCCGATTCCGCGAGGATGCGTGACATGGTCGCCGCGCGTCTGGCGGTGTCCCTGAAAAGACGTTTGGCGACTTTCGTCGCCGATCCGCAAACCGAATTGCCGAAGTTGCTCGGCGAGACGCGCAGCAGATGCTGGACGCTGGGACGGCAGGTCGAGGCGAGATTCATCGATGGTTCAACGCTCGTCGGCACGGCGCTTTCCCTCAATGCCGACGCTTCGCTGACGATACAGGACGGGTCCGGCGCCTGTCACGTGGTCAAAACCGGCGACGTGGGTGTGCTGGCCTGA
- a CDS encoding helix-turn-helix domain-containing protein — translation MSMHDSDNNGTESRKPADFLSLAAGSADIVHGKEVMGQRLSSDQNQTSPITVIADSHDSEKAAAQAKAFEALGNRENLETIAFECLARGIHDERVVSLLHVLGWPETFNCFTIAGVPAITYETAKSIFIKGAHDLGSRYCLVGRSHGLTIGLVVVQGAATPEVTCTAVMKAFDREKPVCLGPTRRNVAGAARSLGAVLCAFHVMPAIHPLPRPARASDMLPERALVGDTDAIDELYQSVYQSLKSENENDPTLPTVSAFLNFGGSLEATGKALNVHPNTVRYRIKRAADATGWDANDPRDAYVLRTAITIGAIRDAENAINI, via the coding sequence ATGAGCATGCACGATAGCGACAACAACGGCACGGAGTCGCGGAAACCAGCCGATTTTCTGAGCCTCGCCGCAGGCTCGGCCGACATCGTGCACGGTAAAGAAGTTATGGGCCAGAGACTTTCCAGCGACCAAAACCAGACATCGCCAATCACCGTCATCGCCGATAGCCATGACAGCGAAAAGGCGGCCGCACAGGCAAAGGCCTTCGAAGCGCTGGGCAACCGCGAAAATCTGGAGACCATAGCCTTCGAATGCCTGGCCCGCGGAATCCACGACGAACGGGTCGTCTCCCTGCTGCATGTGTTGGGCTGGCCAGAAACGTTCAACTGCTTCACCATCGCAGGCGTTCCCGCGATCACGTACGAAACGGCGAAATCCATCTTCATCAAAGGCGCCCACGACCTTGGCAGCCGATATTGCCTGGTCGGACGCAGCCACGGATTGACCATCGGCCTTGTCGTGGTCCAAGGCGCAGCTACCCCAGAGGTGACGTGCACGGCGGTGATGAAAGCGTTCGACCGCGAAAAGCCGGTATGTCTCGGGCCTACACGACGCAATGTCGCCGGGGCCGCACGATCATTGGGCGCCGTGCTTTGCGCGTTCCACGTCATGCCTGCGATACATCCGCTGCCCCGGCCGGCCAGAGCCTCCGATATGCTGCCGGAACGCGCACTCGTCGGGGATACCGACGCCATCGACGAGCTGTACCAGAGCGTCTATCAAAGTCTCAAAAGCGAGAACGAAAACGACCCGACCCTGCCGACCGTCTCGGCGTTCCTCAACTTCGGCGGATCGCTGGAAGCCACAGGCAAGGCTCTGAACGTCCATCCGAACACCGTTCGCTACCGCATCAAACGCGCCGCCGATGCCACTGGATGGGACGCCAACGACCCGCGCGACGCCTACGTGCTGCGTACCGCCATCACCATCGGCGCCATCCGCGATGCCGAAAACGCAATCAACATTTAA
- the rplS gene encoding 50S ribosomal protein L19, which produces MVNAIEAFDAKHMKPSDSIPEFRPGDTVEVNVKIQEGNNSRLQAFTGIVIARQGAGLRETFIVRKVSFGCGVERRFPLHSPVIDSIKVTRHGRVRRAKLYYLRALRGKAARITERQDNSAKA; this is translated from the coding sequence ATGGTTAACGCTATTGAGGCATTTGATGCCAAGCACATGAAGCCCTCGGATTCTATCCCGGAGTTCCGTCCCGGCGACACCGTCGAGGTCAACGTCAAGATTCAGGAGGGCAACAACTCCCGTCTTCAGGCGTTCACCGGCATTGTGATCGCGCGCCAGGGCGCCGGCCTGCGTGAGACGTTCATCGTCCGCAAGGTCAGCTTCGGCTGCGGCGTGGAGCGTCGCTTCCCGCTGCACTCCCCGGTGATCGATTCCATCAAGGTGACTCGTCACGGTCGCGTTCGTCGCGCCAAGCTCTATTACCTGCGTGCCCTGCGTGGCAAGGCCGCTCGTATCACCGAGCGTCAGGACAACAGCGCCAAGGCGTGA
- a CDS encoding LacI family DNA-binding transcriptional regulator, which produces MSAQRNPGKRPSMFEVAKMAGVSHQTVSRVINHSSEVSDATRTKVQHAIDVLGYRPSNSARTLASRRSRTIGLIAGGLSFLGPISAISAIETIVRRHGLFLMVSMVHEARCTQSEFEDLCRTFEEQNVDAFIFLTPTDIMFSAACSTRLSEPRVLITSTHGNISMSRAGGLMDAEGRGRTALVGIDQWGAMHEVARLIARFGHRSALYFAGPVQWRDAVTRLLGWRKASSQFRIESREIRCNSWDSSEAYARMNHELESIGSAGAEKPTVIVTANDAQAIGVTRALHEHGLRIPQDVSVVGFDDMTGVNDMWPPLTTVRSDFEGLGTAAMRETLRLLGEGGETTFVSNAHGVGLIPAEMIQRHSLGPVPRH; this is translated from the coding sequence ATGAGCGCTCAACGCAATCCGGGCAAACGGCCGTCGATGTTCGAGGTCGCCAAAATGGCGGGCGTCAGCCATCAGACGGTTTCCCGCGTCATCAATCATTCCTCCGAGGTCTCTGACGCGACCCGCACCAAAGTCCAGCACGCCATCGACGTGCTCGGCTACCGCCCCAGCAATTCCGCGCGAACGTTGGCTTCGCGCCGTTCCCGCACCATAGGGCTGATCGCCGGCGGACTCAGTTTTCTTGGGCCCATTTCCGCGATTTCCGCCATCGAGACCATCGTGCGTCGCCACGGCCTCTTCCTCATGGTCTCCATGGTGCACGAGGCGCGCTGCACGCAAAGCGAATTCGAGGATCTGTGCCGCACCTTCGAAGAGCAGAACGTCGACGCGTTCATTTTCCTGACCCCTACGGATATCATGTTTTCGGCGGCTTGCAGCACCAGGCTTTCAGAACCGCGCGTCCTGATCACCTCAACCCACGGCAACATCTCGATGAGCCGGGCCGGCGGCTTGATGGACGCCGAAGGCCGCGGCCGCACGGCTTTGGTCGGTATCGATCAATGGGGCGCGATGCACGAGGTGGCGCGCCTCATCGCCCGCTTCGGCCACCGTTCGGCGCTGTATTTCGCAGGTCCCGTGCAATGGCGCGATGCGGTGACGCGGTTGCTCGGCTGGCGCAAGGCGTCCTCCCAGTTTCGTATCGAATCGCGTGAGATTCGTTGCAATTCCTGGGATTCCTCCGAGGCTTACGCGCGCATGAACCACGAGCTGGAAAGCATCGGCTCGGCCGGTGCCGAAAAACCCACCGTCATCGTCACCGCCAACGACGCCCAGGCGATCGGTGTGACCCGCGCCCTGCACGAGCACGGCTTGCGTATTCCGCAGGATGTCAGCGTCGTCGGTTTTGACGACATGACCGGCGTCAATGACATGTGGCCGCCGCTGACCACCGTTCGTTCCGATTTTGAAGGCCTTGGCACGGCCGCGATGCGTGAGACCTTGCGTCTGCTCGGCGAAGGCGGGGAAACCACGTTCGTATCCAACGCCCACGGGGTCGGTCTCATCCCTGCCGAAATGATTCAGCGCCACTCGCTGGGGCCGGTGCCGCGGCATTAA
- the lepB gene encoding signal peptidase I produces the protein MAGDDMRDDERREADSHIIEVADYGVSPEPRPRALRSNPEHADSESVDDTSLQGFLSFVIPFAVFVLVLVLLRVFVIGVYEIPSGSMEDTIQIGDRLVTNRLARPMNKLKRGDVIVFKDPAHWLAGTDNHGSDDLIKRIVGMPGDVVACKGSGSPVTVNGVAIDEAAYIKPGSEPSNFAFKTKVSAGNVFVMGDNRGNSADSRYHADDGNGGLVPMANISGVAMLTFWPFSHFKVVKSHREVFAAVPGVPKS, from the coding sequence ATGGCAGGGGATGATATGCGTGACGATGAGCGACGCGAAGCCGATTCGCATATCATCGAGGTCGCGGATTACGGGGTGAGCCCCGAACCCCGGCCGCGCGCCCTGCGCAGCAATCCGGAGCACGCCGATTCCGAGTCCGTTGACGACACGTCGTTGCAAGGCTTCCTGAGCTTCGTGATCCCGTTCGCCGTGTTCGTGCTCGTCCTGGTGCTGCTGCGGGTATTCGTCATCGGGGTCTATGAGATTCCGTCCGGCTCGATGGAGGACACCATCCAGATCGGCGACCGGCTGGTCACCAACCGTCTCGCGCGGCCGATGAACAAGCTCAAACGCGGCGATGTCATCGTTTTCAAAGACCCGGCTCACTGGCTCGCAGGCACCGACAATCACGGGTCTGACGACCTCATCAAGCGGATCGTCGGCATGCCCGGTGATGTGGTGGCCTGCAAAGGCAGCGGTTCCCCGGTCACCGTCAACGGCGTGGCGATCGACGAAGCCGCCTATATCAAGCCCGGCAGCGAACCCAGCAATTTCGCGTTCAAAACCAAAGTGAGTGCCGGCAACGTTTTCGTGATGGGAGACAACCGCGGCAATTCCGCCGATTCTCGTTATCATGCCGACGATGGCAACGGCGGGCTGGTGCCGATGGCCAATATCAGCGGGGTGGCGATGCTGACCTTCTGGCCATTCAGCCATTTCAAGGTGGTCAAGTCGCATCGTGAGGTGTTCGCCGCCGTTCCTGGTGTGCCGAAATCATAA
- a CDS encoding DUF6020 family protein: protein MNNSEPTNAANRQNDGEPYSQASEGESRLAACSYSATNDSGSTADTDTSTKSATSTRFGGLFAFLRWALAVAASLWIAVCTSLGPLYRQYELNPAIATIRAFSWNNAAIFAGTFVICVAVIVELVRFGRGQCLIPYHFEIRAKLAARRERRRIRKLANSKARNLDTGSTSASSGQSNGRQNAKLDNRLWLRTRIRQRIGHIASGIRLGTHRGMMAATDKWWKIALILIIGWLWVPITLVAAFGADIRSQFREFSWAWNQWTGMRQPYIGFFSFVPMDIYPTAHYLWPAKPTYLTDQHNIVLTLIYGAAGTVSRYFTGSNDWGIVVLASGQLLFAAFCLAATANRFFNHPWLKPRKRLVDLLSASSCKTGRPDFQAEKVERSRFVGPLPRFFILLFFLVCPLVLFSTISLTKSPLFAFAFVWWFGVGYEVLCTAKSHRPRPSKKPTSPATSRKPDTIGDSEAANAGGANDTATDRDCEPSYDRIVLHLRKRTFIALFLSTVVMMISAKYAIYIILFELVIALLADRKRWKTYIIGMLLPVIAFQGAVGLATRDGAIINGDPIESHGVQLQQIARVAVLNPNGIPQDARNKLAPIFNLDQMAEAYYQQDADPVKSSGIQTKRVSYRWRTVTKKDMKNFNAAWLEIVKANPRIALDALLAKSYGYFDIMDPPYIDMTYYVVYAGNGNFTDWIGNWCSDWRKKVTNWAKDWSSKPMLGWLTHGNSYVIFTLLLGAAEVILRRWKTLATHLPLLLLMGVMVTSPANNFERHMLPLVFVLGFVLLTFWQDSRIPRTQARARQVNGVNNADTADTADTAGVADKPDTAVSSICGIDRLES from the coding sequence ATGAATAATTCCGAGCCGACGAATGCAGCAAACCGTCAAAACGACGGTGAACCGTATTCGCAGGCGTCGGAAGGCGAAAGCCGGCTCGCTGCTTGCTCGTATTCGGCAACCAACGATTCGGGTTCCACAGCGGATACCGACACCTCCACGAAGTCCGCGACATCAACGCGTTTCGGCGGGCTTTTCGCTTTCCTGCGCTGGGCGCTGGCGGTGGCGGCAAGCCTGTGGATCGCGGTGTGCACCTCGCTCGGGCCGTTGTACCGGCAATACGAGCTCAATCCCGCAATCGCCACGATACGAGCCTTCTCGTGGAATAATGCGGCCATCTTCGCGGGAACGTTCGTCATCTGCGTGGCCGTCATCGTCGAGCTCGTCCGTTTCGGACGCGGGCAATGTCTGATTCCCTATCATTTCGAAATTCGTGCGAAACTCGCCGCGAGACGCGAGCGCCGTCGAATCCGCAAGCTTGCCAACAGCAAAGCGAGAAATCTAGACACCGGTTCAACAAGCGCGTCATCCGGCCAGTCAAACGGCAGACAGAACGCAAAACTAGACAATCGGCTTTGGCTACGCACCAGGATTCGGCAACGCATCGGGCACATCGCTTCAGGCATCCGTCTTGGAACGCACCGCGGCATGATGGCAGCCACCGACAAATGGTGGAAAATCGCCCTTATCCTCATCATCGGCTGGCTCTGGGTTCCCATCACTCTCGTCGCGGCGTTCGGCGCGGATATCCGCAGCCAGTTCCGCGAATTCAGCTGGGCCTGGAACCAATGGACGGGAATGAGGCAGCCCTATATCGGCTTCTTCTCCTTCGTGCCGATGGACATCTACCCCACCGCCCACTACCTGTGGCCTGCCAAACCCACCTATCTGACCGATCAGCACAATATCGTGCTCACGCTGATTTACGGCGCCGCCGGAACGGTTTCCCGCTATTTCACCGGCTCCAACGACTGGGGCATCGTCGTGCTCGCCTCGGGCCAGCTGCTCTTCGCGGCATTCTGTCTGGCCGCCACCGCGAACCGTTTCTTCAACCATCCCTGGCTCAAGCCCCGTAAACGCCTTGTCGATCTTCTCTCGGCTTCGTCTTGCAAGACAGGCCGGCCGGACTTTCAGGCGGAAAAAGTCGAACGTTCAAGGTTCGTCGGCCCGCTTCCCCGCTTTTTCATCCTCCTGTTCTTCCTGGTCTGCCCCCTGGTGCTGTTTTCTACGATAAGCCTGACCAAATCGCCGTTGTTCGCCTTTGCATTCGTCTGGTGGTTCGGCGTGGGTTACGAAGTGCTCTGCACCGCGAAATCGCACCGACCTCGGCCAAGCAAGAAACCGACATCACCGGCAACCTCTCGAAAACCAGACACCATAGGCGACAGCGAGGCTGCGAATGCTGGCGGCGCCAACGATACAGCCACAGACCGCGACTGCGAACCCTCTTACGACCGAATCGTCCTTCACCTGCGCAAACGCACCTTCATCGCGCTTTTTCTTTCGACAGTGGTCATGATGATCTCGGCGAAATACGCGATATATATCATCCTTTTTGAACTGGTGATAGCCCTGCTCGCCGACCGTAAACGCTGGAAAACCTATATCATCGGCATGCTGTTGCCGGTCATCGCCTTCCAGGGCGCGGTCGGGCTGGCCACGCGCGACGGCGCCATCATCAACGGCGATCCCATCGAAAGCCACGGCGTCCAGCTTCAGCAGATCGCGCGCGTCGCCGTGCTCAACCCGAACGGCATCCCGCAGGATGCCAGGAACAAGCTGGCCCCGATCTTCAACCTCGACCAGATGGCCGAAGCCTACTACCAGCAGGACGCCGACCCGGTGAAATCGTCGGGAATCCAGACGAAACGCGTCAGCTATCGCTGGCGAACGGTGACAAAAAAGGATATGAAGAACTTCAACGCCGCATGGCTCGAAATCGTCAAGGCCAACCCGCGCATCGCGCTCGACGCACTGCTGGCCAAAAGCTACGGGTATTTCGACATCATGGATCCGCCGTATATCGACATGACCTATTACGTCGTCTACGCCGGCAACGGGAACTTCACCGACTGGATCGGCAACTGGTGCTCCGACTGGCGTAAAAAAGTCACCAACTGGGCGAAGGACTGGAGCTCGAAGCCCATGCTCGGCTGGCTTACCCACGGCAACAGCTACGTCATCTTCACCTTGCTCTTAGGCGCAGCCGAAGTCATCCTGCGCCGTTGGAAAACGCTGGCCACCCACCTTCCGCTGCTGCTGCTCATGGGGGTCATGGTCACCTCCCCAGCCAATAATTTCGAGCGTCATATGCTTCCGCTGGTCTTCGTTCTGGGCTTTGTGCTCCTGACGTTCTGGCAGGATTCACGGATACCACGCACACAGGCGCGTGCGAGACAAGTCAATGGCGTCAACAATGCCGACACAGCCGACACAGCCGACACAGCCGGCGTAGCCGACAAACCAGACACCGCGGTCAGCTCAATTTGCGGGATCGACAGACTAGAATCGTAA
- a CDS encoding ribonuclease HII, with product MDVEAASEANGDTARKRRGTAHHVAPPTLDLERELAGGGFDLIVGFDEVGRGALAGPVMVGAAAVWARDLAEGGLDVPGGVADSKLLSEHKREAMFEDLRSWCAASAVGQASNKEIDEWGITYALGIAALRAVGAVERELNVGSDPLRVGAILDGPNDYISKAAGTFDAPIVPILPVVTTKVKADQSCALVSTASVIAKVTRDRLMVALAQGNPNYEPYQWRHNKGYGSAAHRAAIAEYGPTPLHRTSWHLL from the coding sequence ATGGACGTCGAAGCGGCTTCGGAAGCCAATGGTGACACCGCACGCAAGCGTCGCGGCACGGCCCACCACGTTGCACCGCCGACCTTGGATTTGGAACGTGAACTGGCTGGCGGCGGTTTTGACCTCATCGTCGGGTTCGACGAAGTGGGCCGGGGTGCACTCGCAGGCCCGGTGATGGTCGGGGCGGCCGCGGTATGGGCTCGTGATTTGGCGGAAGGCGGGCTTGACGTGCCGGGCGGCGTCGCCGATTCCAAGCTGCTGAGCGAGCATAAACGCGAGGCGATGTTCGAGGATTTGCGTTCGTGGTGCGCGGCCAGCGCGGTCGGGCAGGCCAGCAATAAGGAAATCGACGAGTGGGGCATAACCTACGCGCTGGGTATCGCGGCCCTGCGTGCGGTGGGTGCGGTGGAACGGGAGCTGAACGTCGGCTCCGACCCGCTTCGCGTCGGAGCGATTCTGGATGGGCCGAACGATTATATTTCCAAGGCCGCCGGAACGTTCGACGCCCCGATCGTCCCGATTTTGCCGGTCGTGACCACCAAGGTGAAGGCCGACCAGAGCTGTGCGCTCGTCTCCACGGCGTCCGTCATCGCCAAGGTGACGCGTGACAGGCTTATGGTCGCGCTGGCGCAGGGCAACCCGAATTACGAGCCATACCAATGGCGGCACAACAAGGGCTACGGTTCCGCCGCGCATCGCGCTGCCATCGCCGAATATGGCCCGACCCCGCTGCACCGTACCAGTTGGCATCTTCTCTGA